A segment of the Ammospiza caudacuta isolate bAmmCau1 chromosome 2, bAmmCau1.pri, whole genome shotgun sequence genome:
CCAGGACTGATTTCTGCAAGGTAGAGCAGCCAGAATGATGGAACTATGGGGGTGAAGACCCCCACAGTTCTCCCCATACCTCTCCTCCCGCCTCgcccatcccagctctgggctcgGCTCACCGAGGCCACCTGGAAGGAGTTATTTGTTCCTCTGTGGTCCAGGTCGTGGCACATGCAGGAGATGAAGAGGGCAAAGATCTCGATGtctctggggagggggaggagggaaactgaggcaggcaggagagcagggagcaaCCCAGCCTGACCAGGGGTTGGAGAACAGGGGCAGGGATAGCACCTGGCCTTACTCCAGGTAGTTAACGAGCTCCAGGTTCTTGTAGAGCAGGTAGCAGAAGTGGGAGACGGAGAAGGCGTGCATCCAGTTGTGGTAGGGAGGGTCACGGTACCCCTTCTTTACCATCAGGCAGAACCTGGACAGGGGCAAGCCATGCAGGGTGGGTCTCACCCCACAGGGACCTCCACCTTACCAGGTGCCCAccaggcaggcacaggcacGGGCATAGGGATcaggatggggatgaggatggggaaggGTTGGGGAAGAGTGATGGGagggggatggggacagggaaggtAGACAGTTTTCTGCATGGGGATGGGCATAGGGATAGGGATGAGGATacagacaggggacagagaAGGTGGACAGGGATGAGGATGTGGATGGGGACAAGGAAGAAGATGGAGGGGATGAGGTAGGtggatgggaatggaaatgAGGATGGAGACAGGGAAGGTGGACAGGGATAAGGACTCACCTGGTGAGCGTCTGACGGTCCATCTTGTAGGTGTTGATGAAATTCATGTCTTGCAGCATACTCAGGATGGCCTGGCAGGAGGGATAGAGGGAGTGGCAAGGAATGACAATGCCCAGCAAGGTCCCCCAcgagccatccctgcccctgctcaaCAGGAAGATGCTCAGGGCTGCAACCACAACCCTTCACCCCAGCACCCCAGGTTGGGATATATGACCTGGCTGAGGCCAGGCAGGGGATGGTGGCAGTTGAGAGTTGTCCCCATGGTCCTCACCATGGAGGTGTCGTCCTCAGGCAGTGAGCGTGGTGTGTAGGTGAAGCTGGCAAAGTTGGGGTCAATGGTGGACACAGGCTGGATGCCCTCACTCAGCAGTTTGGTGTACTCATCATCAGACACCTGCAGGAGCCATAGCCAGTCACCCACTCTGTGGCCAGATGTCACCAGGTGTCCCAAAGGCCACATGAaccacagggacagcagagagccCTGGGGTATCACCACCACCCAGCTGTGTGACCACCTTGAGATAAAGGGTGGGGGCACTATGCTGGCAGTGGGGGtcccaatccctgtccctgtcctcatGGTACCTCACCTTCATGTGGTACATCATCATCTCGTTGGCCAGGTGGCTTCGGTACTGTGCCTCATTCACCTTCTTGTACAGCAGGGACTGTGGGGCAGGATCAGGGATGGGAGTGCTGGGGGTGGGCAGACACCTCCAGCACCCACCCTGGCACCACAGCACATCTTTGTGCCCGTGaattcccttcccatcccagggCCACCACCACTTGTCCCCAAGGAATGGGGACCACAAACACACATCCCCCCATCCATCGCTCTGTgcttggcagagctgggagcccaCGCTGTGTGTGACCCCCTCCAAGTGGAGGACCCCCAGCACATACATGGGCGATGCTGATGCCGCAGTAGATGGAGAAGGCAGTGGCCAGGTCCTCATCGAACTTGCTGAACCAAGGGCCATTGATCTTGTTGACCAGCTCTGCCACCCCAATGACCTCTGGAGCAGAGGGGGAACAGCAGGGGTATCAGGCCCTTGTGCTGGGAACAGGGTCATGCCTGTATGCTGGGGACAGCACCGTGTCTGTGGGCTTAGGGCAGGGTTGTGCCCAACTAGCAGGGacagtgctgtgcctgtgggctggggacagcatgACATCCACATTCTGGGGACAGCATGGCATCCACATTCTGGGGACAGTGCAGTGCctgtgggctggggacagcatggCATCCACATTCTGGGGACAGTGCGgtgcccaggggctggggacagcatggCATCCACATTCTGGGGACAGTGCGGtgcccaggggctgggacaggctcaTGCCCAGGGACAGTACTGTGCTCATGTGTTGGTGGACAGGATCGTGCCCACATGCAGGGTACATGATCATGCCCATGTGATCAAGGACAGTGCTGTGCCCATGGGCTGGGACAGAATCATGGCCATGGGCTGGGGGACAGTGCTGAGTGTCTGTAGGGGGACAGGGTCATGTCCAGGGACCACGCTGAGCCCACGGACTAGGACAAGGTCATGTCCATGTGCTGGGGTCAGTGCTGTGTTTGTCTGCAGGGGGACAGCCACACCCAGGAACTGTGCCCTTGTACCAGGAGACAGCACTGAGCCCAAGGGTCAGGACAGGACCATGCCCACATTCATGGGACAGAATGCTGCCCTGATGCTGGGGGCAGGACTGTGACCATGGGATTGGGACAGGGTCATGCCCatgtgctggggcagtgctCTGTGTACGGGCTGGGGGCAGAATGGAGCCcatgggctggggacagaaagGTGTTCACATGCTAGGGATGAAGGGGGTTCacatgctggggacagagctgagcCAGGATTGTGCCCCTGTGCTTGAACAGGATTCATGcccacaggctggggatgatgctgtggctgtgctgcatgCTGGGGACAGTGTCATGTCCACATGATGGGTGACCAAACCACCATGTGCCAAGACGCCTGCTGGGCCAGACCCCCCTGTTCCCAGTGTGCCCCCATCCCTGGCTCACCCTGGCTCTCATTCTTGATGGGGAAGCAGAGGATGTTGCGGGTGCGGAAGCCAGTGCTGTCATCCACGCCGCGGTAGAAGAGCGGGTGTGAGTAGGCATCCTTGATGTTCAGGATCTTGCCAGTGGTGGCCACGTGCCCAGCGATGCCCTGGTCTGCTGGGATGCGGATCTCGTAGCTCtgtgggcaggggaaggggatCACCAGAAAGGCCTGTGGGGAGGGACACAACCCCAGGCCCCCAagctccaggctgtgctcacCTCGTCATCCACCACTCCACCATCGAACACCTTGGCCACCAGCTCGTGACTGAGCCGGTCCAGCAGGAACACAGAGCATCTGCAAGACACCCCACTGCCATTCTCACCCACTGGGGAGCTcggtgtcccctgtgtcccctcacccacgtgccccaccaccaccactcaCATCTCAGCATTGCTGAGGTTCCGGGCCTCCGTAAtgatctcctgcagcaggacagagacATCATCTGCAGGGGTAGCAGTGAAGGGTCAGGGAccccagccaggcagcgctgccccCTCTTCCCCACTCATGCAGTGAAAGCAGGGGGAGGGTTTAGTTCAGGGTCCCAGCAGGAAGtctggggggcacagagggacaggggcagTGTGGGGAATGTGCCTGTATGAGCAGCACATGtgtgcagcagtgcagctgcacaTGTGTACATGTGTTTCTAGGAGCTCTGTGGTCATGCTATATGCATGCATGCAGCCATGCAGCATCAGTGCGTGCCAAGTTCTGTGCCAGCTCACACTCTTCTGTTACCATTCCCCAACAAGGGGACAAGGTTTTCCCTGGCTAGGGACAGAGACCCCATTGCTACcaccctccagggctgggaagtGATCATCCGTTCCCCATTCCAGCACCCTCACCATGGGTGCTCTCCAGTGCACCTACCCAGGTGGGTGAAGAGGTTCTTGgccacctgcagcagggcctgaggggacagagagaaTGCCATTAGTGACCAGTGCAAGATGGGGCACGCACACACGCACatggcactgccctgcacaTGCTCACCTGGCACTCACACTTGAGCTTTTGCTCCTTCTGGAAGGCCAGGGTGCTCGTGAGCACCGTGGAGGTGTAGCAGAAGCAGTGCTGGATCTTGTGCTCGTCCGTGTCTGTGAAGCTGGTGGGGGCACACCTCAGTTGTCTGTCCCCATTGGTCCCCCCCCTTCTCCATGGGGACAATGCTCCAGCATCCCAAAAGTGAGGGggtgcagccccacagagagTCCCAGCCAAAACGCTGCTCACCTCTCCCCACTGAGTTTGTTGAAGGCGCAGGCCAGTGCCACCACCTGGGAGGTGGCCCGGCTAatgacagggacacagagcatgGAGGTGACCTCACAGCCCAGCatgctgctcagctgcttgtgctcctcctgcagggagagggaagatGGGGCTGGAACCCCTGGCCCACTCCAGGAAGCCCCATaggacactggggtgacacctGTGCCCCAGGTGTGGAAGGCACAGAGCTGGTACCCACCTCACTGATGTCCTTCAGCGTGATGGGCTTCTTGTCCTCCACCACCTGCCCCAGGCGCCCAAAGGTGAGCTGTGGGGAAAGGGAACATGTTAGCACATAGCACCCACTGCCCACCCTCTGACCTCCCAACCCCTCACCACCTCCCCTTGCTCACTGAAAAGCTGATCTCCTCATCCAGGACACGGTCCCCCACCACCTGGAAAAAATGAGAAGGAGGGGGTGCCCATAAGGAAGACACCATGCCAGGGGGTGTCCTGTAGTCCTCTGTGGGGGTCAGGCTTGGGGGGCTGGCCCAGTGGCACCTACCTGGCAGAAGAGCTGGTGGTTGTCCTCAGAGAcgagcaggaggcagcagcacagagactggGTCTCCTGCTTCAGCTGGGGAGTTAAGGGGAGAGTCAGCACCCCAGCCTGCCCCGAGCACCCCCCAGGCAGAatccagcccctcctgtgcccctctGTGCCCAAGGCACCCACGCATGGCACAGAGAACTGGGTGCCCCTCCCCAGAACCTCCTCCCCATGACACAGCAGGTTCACTCTGGAGGCTGCTGATGGCAAGGGGAAGGCTGCTCACTCTGGACACTACTGAGGGTCATACTGAGGTACAGAATGATAGAAGCAGGAGAGGAACCTGGATGTTCTCTCAAGGAGCTTTTAGCGTGACAGTGGCACTGTTAACTCTGGAGACTATTGATGGTTGTTACAAGGCTGCTCGCTCTGGTCACTACTGATGACTCCACGGGTGATGCTTGAGGCTTTTCTTGGCTTTGGGgaattttcttgttttgaaataaaacagggctccctggtgtgtcctggggctgggggcagatggggacagggggctgGTGGAGCAGCTACTCACGTAGTTGATGACCTTGAGCTGCAGCGAGGCGGCATCCAGGTCATACAGCTCACCTGTGTGAGGGTCACAgtgctgtgaggggctgagcaTGGCTTCACCCTGCCCACAcacccctccctgcccagtgtcccccaggtaccacagagctgcaggatctTGCAGTCCAGGTCACTGTAGCTGCTGTCAGGTGCCTTCTCAGCCTTGGCCAGAGAGGTCTGGGAGGAGCTGGTGGAGAGGCTgacctggggccagggctgcagcttctgcagggCTTGCAGGCGCCGGACCGCCACCAGGGCCTGCAAGGTTGGGCAGAggggacaaggagcagcagggctgggggaaaggCTGGCAGGTTCCCAGGTGGCGGGTCCACAGTTGAGAAGGAGTCACTCACGTGTCTCTCTAGCGCACGCAGGTTCTGCTCATCTGAGTCACTCAGCTGGCCACAGTGCACCTGGAGCAGGAGTGGGGTCAGGACCCTCATGGCCAggccctgtccccagagccctgcccatGTTCCTGCACTCACCAGGAtgacacaaaccacagccccaCTGTTCTTGTCCACCAGCGGGATGATGAGCACTGCAAGCAAGAGAGGGTTGGTCCCAGCTGGGCCCCAGggccagcctggagctgtggaACTCAGCTCTTGGGGTGCATGACCCCATTACATCCTGATGTGTCATGacccagccagc
Coding sequences within it:
- the PDE2A gene encoding cGMP-dependent 3',5'-cyclic phosphodiesterase, which gives rise to MVPRLLIALLRFFSRGFLRAGDAAPGPEALQDALLSLGAALDAAALRDALRHALVTLLPAVEHVYIYLLDGDTRLLCDDPPHELPPNGKLRDAVQKQKRLECGGLLPAELPGRHLGPLAAPLAAGTQVLIIPLVDKNSGAVVCVILVHCGQLSDSDEQNLRALERHALVAVRRLQALQKLQPWPQVSLSTSSSQTSLAKAEKAPDSSYSDLDCKILQLCGELYDLDAASLQLKVINYLKQETQSLCCCLLLVSEDNHQLFCQVVGDRVLDEEISFSLTFGRLGQVVEDKKPITLKDISEEEHKQLSSMLGCEVTSMLCVPVISRATSQVVALACAFNKLSGESFTDTDEHKIQHCFCYTSTVLTSTLAFQKEQKLKCECQALLQVAKNLFTHLDDVSVLLQEIITEARNLSNAEICSVFLLDRLSHELVAKVFDGGVVDDESYEIRIPADQGIAGHVATTGKILNIKDAYSHPLFYRGVDDSTGFRTRNILCFPIKNESQEVIGVAELVNKINGPWFSKFDEDLATAFSIYCGISIAHSLLYKKVNEAQYRSHLANEMMMYHMKVSDDEYTKLLSEGIQPVSTIDPNFASFTYTPRSLPEDDTSMAILSMLQDMNFINTYKMDRQTLTRFCLMVKKGYRDPPYHNWMHAFSVSHFCYLLYKNLELVNYLEDIEIFALFISCMCHDLDHRGTNNSFQVASKSVLAALYSSEGSVMERHHFAQAIAILNSQGCNIFDHFSRKDYQRMLDLMRDIILATDLAHHLRIFKDLQKMAEVGYDSKNKQHRSLLLCLLMTSCDLSDQTKGWKTTRKIAELIYKEFFSQGDLEKAMGNSPLEMMDREKAYIPELQISFMEHIAMPIYKLLQDLFPKAAELYERVASNREQWTKVSHKFTIRGLPSNNSLDFLDEEYDPQVPDPQLNGCLEPEAGQPAEAGAE